A single genomic interval of Chitinophaga sp. 180180018-3 harbors:
- a CDS encoding acyl-CoA dehydrogenase family protein, translating into MTENWQEMAKCFADMYLRPFSANIEDSGCVPEEIIQRLASNGLLAVTFPKEYGGLGLDPLIYGYITEEIGKACCSTRSLLTVHSSLVGESILRYGTTPQKNHWLPLMAKGAVIAAFALSEPLAGSDAAGIQTTYRKKSGGYLISGRKKWITFGNRADLFLVIATGAEGITAFVVEKNSPGLSVTPMKGMMAGRAAAMAELEFTEVAVTDQQVLGKPGNGFRYVVNTALDHGRYSVAWGGLAIAQESLESMVSYARRRKQFGKALHEYQLIQGLIGDAVAQVHAARALCIQAGTWRKENHPDMITATQIAKYFTSVTAMKVAADAVQVHGANGCNAIYPVEKLFREAKILEIIEGSSQIQQMQLSDFALSRYYRNGYYVNE; encoded by the coding sequence ATGACTGAAAATTGGCAGGAGATGGCGAAATGTTTTGCAGATATGTATCTGCGGCCATTTTCCGCGAATATTGAAGATAGTGGATGTGTGCCTGAAGAAATTATTCAAAGGCTGGCATCAAACGGGCTGCTTGCAGTTACTTTTCCGAAAGAATATGGTGGACTAGGCCTTGACCCACTGATTTATGGTTACATCACAGAAGAGATAGGAAAAGCATGTTGTTCTACCCGGTCCTTGTTAACAGTACATTCCTCTCTTGTTGGAGAAAGTATTCTCCGGTATGGTACTACTCCACAGAAAAATCACTGGTTGCCTTTAATGGCTAAAGGAGCTGTTATAGCGGCTTTTGCATTGTCTGAACCTCTTGCAGGCAGTGATGCTGCGGGGATTCAGACTACTTATAGGAAAAAATCAGGAGGGTATCTGATCAGCGGTAGGAAAAAGTGGATCACTTTTGGAAACAGGGCAGATCTTTTCCTGGTAATTGCTACTGGTGCTGAGGGTATAACGGCCTTTGTCGTGGAAAAGAACAGCCCGGGGCTAAGTGTGACGCCAATGAAAGGAATGATGGCAGGCCGGGCTGCCGCAATGGCAGAGCTGGAGTTCACAGAAGTTGCTGTAACAGATCAGCAGGTGTTAGGTAAACCTGGGAATGGCTTCCGTTACGTCGTAAATACTGCGTTGGATCATGGCCGTTATAGTGTTGCCTGGGGAGGTCTTGCTATAGCGCAGGAATCGCTTGAATCGATGGTGTCCTATGCCCGTAGAAGGAAACAGTTTGGAAAAGCATTGCATGAATATCAGTTGATACAAGGTTTAATTGGGGACGCAGTTGCCCAGGTACATGCTGCCAGAGCACTATGTATACAAGCTGGCACATGGCGAAAGGAAAATCATCCTGATATGATTACTGCTACCCAAATCGCAAAGTACTTTACCTCAGTTACGGCGATGAAGGTGGCAGCAGATGCAGTGCAGGTACACGGGGCGAATGGTTGCAACGCTATTTACCCGGTAGAAAAGCTTTTCCGGGAAGCAAAGATACTCGAAATCATCGAGGGCTCTTCACAGATACAACAGATGCAACTTTCCGATTTTGCGCTTAGCAGGTATTACCGGAATGGTTACTATGTAAATGAATAG
- a CDS encoding HAD-IIIC family phosphatase, with protein MKEVKCVIWDLDNTIWKGILLEDKTVELRDGIREVLEELDDRGILHSVASKNNYEEAIAKLTELGIVHYFLFPQIGWNAKSHAVLRIHEQLNLGIDTFLFIDDQPFEREEVKNVHQEISCIDAADFRLLLTDKRLQPKFITSDSRRRRIMYVEAMERTREEEEFKGPREQFLAQLNMELLISPAAEADLERAEELTLRTNQYNATGTVYSYDELNYFRTSPHHDLLVCELTDKFGSYGKIALALVEKLPSYWHLRMMLVSCRVISHGIGTVLINYILNQAFQNNKKVSADFQQTSSNRMMYLTFKFAGFMEISGKAGFILFENGAAQPVKLPGYIKITDHQLISKWK; from the coding sequence ATGAAAGAGGTCAAATGTGTGATATGGGATCTGGATAATACTATCTGGAAGGGTATTTTGTTGGAAGACAAAACAGTGGAGCTTCGGGATGGAATACGGGAAGTATTGGAGGAGTTGGATGACAGAGGCATATTACATTCCGTTGCGAGTAAGAATAATTACGAGGAAGCAATCGCAAAGCTGACAGAACTAGGTATTGTACATTATTTTCTCTTTCCTCAGATTGGCTGGAACGCTAAATCTCATGCAGTATTGAGAATACATGAGCAACTGAACCTGGGAATTGATACTTTCTTGTTTATAGATGATCAGCCATTTGAAAGAGAAGAGGTGAAAAATGTACATCAGGAAATTTCGTGCATAGATGCTGCGGACTTTAGACTTCTGCTAACCGATAAAAGATTGCAACCAAAATTCATTACCTCTGACAGCCGGCGACGAAGAATTATGTATGTAGAAGCTATGGAAAGAACCAGAGAGGAGGAGGAATTTAAGGGGCCCAGGGAACAGTTCCTTGCACAACTGAATATGGAGTTGTTGATATCTCCTGCTGCTGAAGCGGATCTGGAGAGAGCAGAGGAGCTTACGCTGCGCACTAATCAGTATAATGCTACAGGTACAGTATACAGTTATGATGAGCTTAATTATTTTAGGACCTCACCTCATCACGATTTGCTGGTATGTGAGCTGACGGACAAATTCGGATCTTATGGGAAAATAGCCCTGGCATTAGTGGAGAAGCTACCATCATACTGGCACCTGCGTATGATGTTGGTTTCCTGCCGGGTTATTTCACATGGTATTGGTACAGTACTGATTAACTATATTTTAAACCAGGCATTTCAGAATAATAAGAAAGTGAGCGCTGATTTTCAGCAAACCAGCAGCAACAGGATGATGTACCTCACATTTAAGTTTGCCGGGTTTATGGAAATCTCCGGCAAAGCAGGATTTATTTTGTTCGAAAATGGAGCGGCTCAGCCAGTGAAGTTGCCTGGATATATTAAAATTACAGACCATCAACTGATTTCAAAATGGAAGTAA
- a CDS encoding nucleotide disphospho-sugar-binding domain-containing protein: protein MNSSFVLAKQLLKMGYEVLYLAMGKESMHIRENGFKYVLLNPRQKKRNIKSLGAHVRHFYLYQQVVNRKIEKRILEERPCVCLTENLLLSVNFLKYGVPLIFFENILVHRFSAKVPPAFSGLHYTTKWYSWLLNTGAWLLSHKNFVARSYRFFLYGFYLRNYKDKKYKKLDIYRQIRKLGGRYYMAEHRHRLIGFDYYAFPPELDFPGKKHLSDYVYGGTHVYLDRVDGRSFELKATSQQRVIYCALGTLSFYTNADDRFHFYHQLLAAFRQRADLHLVLSMPREDMHPDLQPYPPNVQVQDFVPQIKVLGIADLFITHGGPSSIKEAVYFGVPMIVFPLRCDQPGNAARVIYHRLGVSNSFKSVTDKEFLRQIDYVLGNEEIKKSVLHFQRIFRAQNDCSAGVAFVEKVIRENPVVFPSPMDVVTRGN from the coding sequence TTGAACAGCAGTTTTGTATTAGCCAAACAACTGCTTAAGATGGGCTATGAGGTATTATATCTTGCCATGGGAAAGGAGAGCATGCATATCAGGGAGAATGGATTCAAGTATGTATTGTTGAATCCGCGGCAGAAGAAAAGAAATATCAAGTCACTGGGTGCACATGTCAGGCACTTTTATCTATATCAGCAGGTCGTAAACCGGAAGATTGAGAAGCGAATTCTGGAAGAACGCCCATGTGTTTGCCTGACTGAAAATCTGTTGCTATCGGTTAATTTCCTGAAATACGGTGTTCCGCTTATTTTTTTTGAGAATATCCTGGTGCATAGATTTAGTGCAAAGGTCCCCCCTGCATTTTCGGGCCTGCATTATACAACAAAGTGGTATTCGTGGCTACTTAACACTGGTGCATGGCTGTTGTCGCATAAAAATTTCGTCGCAAGAAGCTACCGCTTTTTTTTATATGGTTTTTACCTCAGAAATTATAAAGATAAGAAGTATAAAAAGTTGGATATATACCGGCAAATCAGAAAGTTGGGGGGCAGATACTATATGGCAGAACATCGCCATCGTCTGATTGGATTTGATTATTATGCTTTCCCGCCTGAACTGGATTTTCCTGGTAAAAAGCATCTTTCGGATTATGTTTACGGAGGTACGCATGTTTATCTGGATAGAGTAGATGGCAGATCGTTTGAGTTAAAAGCTACTTCACAACAAAGGGTAATATATTGTGCGTTGGGCACATTGAGTTTTTACACCAATGCAGATGACCGGTTTCATTTTTATCATCAGTTGTTAGCGGCATTTCGGCAAAGAGCAGATCTGCATCTTGTACTGAGTATGCCTAGGGAAGATATGCATCCGGATCTCCAGCCTTATCCGCCCAATGTACAGGTACAGGACTTTGTACCACAAATAAAGGTACTTGGCATTGCTGATCTTTTTATCACACATGGAGGGCCTTCTTCCATTAAAGAGGCTGTTTACTTTGGGGTACCAATGATTGTTTTTCCATTGAGATGTGACCAGCCCGGAAATGCGGCAAGGGTGATATATCATCGTCTGGGAGTCAGCAATTCATTTAAAAGTGTTACAGACAAGGAATTCCTGCGGCAGATTGACTATGTGTTGGGAAACGAGGAAATAAAGAAGTCGGTACTCCATTTTCAGCGGATCTTCCGTGCACAGAATGATTGTTCGGCTGGCGTAGCATTTGTGGAAAAAGTGATTCGGGAAAACCCGGTGGTATTTCCCTCTCCGATGGATGTAGTAACAAGAGGTAATTAA
- a CDS encoding 3-hydroxyacyl-CoA dehydrogenase family protein, protein MSNDIIAVIGAGTMGTHLAMDLAFHGHTIILKDKDQDSLQVAEKRMREDFRMFQMIRKDWKQKSLTDLLSRIQFTTVYQNWEQVNLVIENIPENVTLKQQLYQQLSAITNNNAIYAVNTSCISITKIASWLPDPSKVIGAHFLNPVPLKELVELVRGYHTSEGTIDFMRFFLQRIGKFPVLVNDATGFVANRLSHLFMNEAAFLVQEGIAVAEDIDIIFRKGYGHAMGPLETADLIGLDTVLHSLKILYDSYQDPKFRCCPLLEKMVAAGQLGKKTGRGFYQY, encoded by the coding sequence ATGAGTAATGACATTATAGCCGTTATCGGTGCCGGTACAATGGGCACCCATCTGGCAATGGACCTTGCGTTCCATGGTCATACAATTATCCTGAAGGATAAGGATCAGGATTCTTTGCAGGTAGCGGAAAAAAGAATGAGAGAAGACTTCAGGATGTTTCAGATGATAAGAAAAGACTGGAAGCAAAAAAGCCTTACGGATCTTTTGTCGCGCATTCAATTTACCACGGTGTATCAAAACTGGGAGCAGGTAAACCTGGTCATAGAGAATATACCGGAGAATGTGACATTGAAACAGCAGCTGTATCAGCAATTGTCTGCCATCACTAACAATAATGCCATTTATGCTGTAAATACCAGCTGTATTTCGATTACGAAAATTGCTTCGTGGCTTCCCGATCCGTCGAAGGTAATAGGCGCTCACTTCCTCAATCCAGTGCCACTGAAGGAGCTGGTAGAACTGGTGAGGGGGTATCATACTTCGGAAGGAACCATTGATTTTATGCGTTTTTTTTTACAGCGCATTGGCAAATTCCCGGTACTTGTAAATGATGCTACTGGCTTTGTGGCAAACAGATTATCACACTTATTTATGAATGAAGCAGCTTTCCTGGTACAGGAAGGCATAGCAGTGGCGGAAGATATAGATATTATTTTCAGAAAAGGTTATGGGCATGCTATGGGCCCGTTGGAAACGGCGGATCTTATAGGGTTAGATACAGTATTACATTCCCTTAAAATATTGTATGACAGCTATCAGGATCCGAAGTTTCGTTGTTGCCCGTTGCTGGAGAAAATGGTAGCAGCCGGACAACTCGGTAAAAAAACCGGGAGAGGATTTTATCAATATTAA
- a CDS encoding nucleotide disphospho-sugar-binding domain-containing protein: MVNQKRIFFLLGEKSAYNSSFILARELEQKGYIVLYLVFGREAKYIKDNGFRYELLDPRQSRKRHLRGLGAYVKYYYIYQYIVNRKIEQLILRDRPCLCLVNVLSLPLTVKLLRHQVPVVNYVNEFVYRFSNKVPAVFSALPPGEEWYRGIANVYSWISTYFQFCRKKGLFCLYGLFWLSRRPFRKLDYLREIRSYGGIYYWCEYGYRLKAPDYFSFAAEIDIPGKKHRSAFVYGGAHIYRDRNDNTFFELKAREGQKIIYCSLGTWSLQHLKQRERLDFYNQLLAAVGPQPHLYLVLSLPKEDLENLLLPIPKNVQVHSFVPQLKVLSATDVFITHGGSSSIKEAISFGVPMIVFPGAVDQPGNAARVVYHKLGVRGNFRRVSSKKIARMINYILSNREIKAAVHDFKQMSGTQYGCSKGVSFLEDMINTRRLPM, from the coding sequence ATGGTTAATCAGAAAAGGATTTTTTTTCTGCTGGGTGAGAAGAGCGCCTACAACAGCAGTTTCATCCTGGCGCGGGAGTTGGAGCAAAAAGGATATATTGTGTTGTATCTTGTATTTGGTCGGGAAGCAAAATATATAAAAGATAATGGTTTCCGGTATGAATTGCTGGATCCCCGCCAGTCCAGAAAACGTCACCTGCGTGGATTGGGGGCTTATGTAAAATATTATTACATCTATCAATACATCGTTAATAGAAAAATTGAGCAGTTGATTTTGCGCGATAGACCGTGTCTATGCCTTGTCAATGTATTGAGTTTGCCACTTACAGTGAAGTTATTGCGCCATCAGGTGCCTGTGGTAAATTATGTGAATGAGTTTGTTTACCGCTTTAGTAATAAAGTGCCAGCTGTTTTTTCTGCTCTGCCTCCCGGGGAGGAATGGTATAGAGGAATCGCGAACGTGTACTCATGGATATCTACCTATTTTCAATTCTGCCGGAAGAAGGGATTGTTTTGTCTGTATGGTTTATTTTGGCTTTCTCGCCGGCCTTTCCGGAAGCTGGATTATCTGAGGGAAATCCGATCATATGGTGGAATTTATTACTGGTGTGAATATGGGTATCGTCTGAAAGCGCCTGATTATTTTTCATTTGCTGCTGAAATAGATATACCTGGTAAAAAACATCGCTCTGCATTTGTGTATGGCGGGGCGCATATTTACAGGGACCGGAATGATAATACTTTTTTTGAATTGAAGGCACGTGAAGGACAGAAGATAATCTATTGTTCGCTGGGAACCTGGAGTCTTCAACATCTGAAACAGCGGGAACGGCTTGATTTTTACAACCAGTTGCTGGCTGCAGTAGGGCCACAGCCACACCTCTATCTGGTGCTTAGTTTACCGAAGGAAGATCTTGAAAATCTGTTGTTGCCCATTCCGAAAAATGTGCAGGTACATTCCTTTGTTCCCCAGCTAAAGGTGTTGTCAGCAACAGATGTATTTATTACGCATGGAGGGTCGTCTTCCATAAAGGAAGCGATTAGCTTCGGTGTACCGATGATAGTATTTCCGGGTGCTGTTGATCAACCTGGCAATGCTGCAAGGGTAGTATATCATAAACTGGGTGTCCGTGGAAATTTCCGCAGGGTGTCCTCGAAGAAAATTGCCCGGATGATTAACTACATACTTAGCAATCGCGAAATCAAAGCGGCAGTACATGATTTTAAACAGATGTCGGGTACGCAATATGGTTGCAGCAAAGGTGTTTCTTTCCTGGAGGATATGATCAATACCCGGCGCCTGCCAATGTGA
- a CDS encoding ABC transporter permease, protein MLRRNIIYAWRNLIHRNFIGLANILLLALVTATVLHLLKYIAFEKSFDKFHANVKNLYRIQTELVASDETTEYATSLGLTADLMKRTISGVKDYVNLTPLSDGCTIVYKNVVYRENRVFEVDSTFFNIFSFPLVKGDPSEVLKKPNTVVLTESAARKYFGGEDPIGKTVKIKGKYATFLFEITGICKDFPANSHIQMDWICSNHHLFKIPEQFYSFKLSMNHWTYLLLNDNVNIKMVEDKTNEELAKMEIYKTATVRIKLQPMEMIHLKSQLQNEIVGSEGGYEQTILLLELIGVICFLITYLNFINISLVKTIGRAREVGIRTMMGATLKDNMMIFFAEAILQIGIALVLSLLIYLVTAGLVARYFNFPHNYAITASSYWFYLGIFLSFIFFTVLISLLYAFIFSRVKPINIIKRSDKILSRRLTLKSVPIIVQFTICIFFLSFTQVVFKQVSYILNKDMGYNRENIIFIPQPHLEDIGSVKSKMEAFDQEAKSLPGIVSITRSVYGPGSNGYAQWGGVSNEKIGKDTYIMFAHNEVMYNFFDLYGMKLMAGSFFTKESDQDDIIVNYTACRKLGYQKPEDIIGQMVFVKHKRANKKVIGVVTDFNQESLKFRIEPVIFHLERENMRHTTTVKISPFNTASTIGSLRQIWSRIFPESEFVYSIFTEDFKTLYISEISLQKWLRFFCGLTLLICSFCIFMITYYAFKESEKEIAIHKVLGANLFDLMKLSRNFLRFMAISLTAGFVLSGIVSGRWLSNYAYHIGIDIWFFLLPTIIVVLFFLITLTYSLYRTVSVNPVTALRSE, encoded by the coding sequence ATGTTAAGAAGAAACATTATTTACGCCTGGCGGAATCTCATTCATCGGAATTTTATCGGATTGGCCAATATACTGTTGTTGGCACTGGTAACGGCCACTGTACTTCATCTGTTGAAGTATATCGCCTTTGAGAAAAGTTTTGATAAGTTCCACGCTAATGTTAAGAACCTCTACCGCATTCAAACCGAATTAGTGGCATCCGATGAAACCACCGAGTATGCTACCTCTTTGGGATTGACTGCTGATCTGATGAAAAGGACTATTAGTGGGGTAAAAGACTATGTGAACCTAACTCCTCTTTCGGATGGCTGTACGATAGTATATAAGAATGTGGTGTACCGGGAAAATAGAGTATTTGAGGTCGACTCCACTTTTTTTAATATCTTTTCGTTTCCCCTTGTGAAAGGAGATCCGTCCGAAGTACTAAAAAAACCTAATACTGTAGTGCTGACCGAATCAGCCGCCCGTAAGTATTTTGGCGGAGAAGATCCCATTGGTAAAACCGTGAAGATCAAAGGGAAATATGCCACCTTTCTGTTTGAAATAACCGGTATATGTAAGGATTTTCCAGCCAACTCACATATACAAATGGACTGGATCTGTTCTAATCATCATCTGTTTAAAATCCCTGAGCAATTTTATAGTTTCAAACTATCCATGAATCATTGGACATATTTGCTGCTGAACGATAATGTGAATATCAAAATGGTGGAAGATAAAACCAATGAAGAACTGGCTAAAATGGAGATATATAAAACAGCTACGGTCAGAATCAAGCTACAGCCAATGGAGATGATTCACCTGAAATCACAGCTGCAGAATGAAATTGTGGGCAGTGAAGGTGGCTATGAACAAACTATCTTACTGCTGGAGCTGATTGGTGTTATCTGTTTTCTTATTACTTATCTAAATTTTATCAATATTTCCCTTGTAAAAACAATCGGACGTGCGCGGGAGGTCGGTATCAGAACAATGATGGGAGCCACGCTCAAAGACAATATGATGATCTTCTTCGCAGAAGCCATATTGCAGATAGGTATTGCGCTTGTATTAAGCCTGCTTATTTACCTGGTTACTGCCGGGTTGGTAGCCAGGTACTTTAACTTCCCTCATAACTACGCCATTACAGCCTCATCATATTGGTTTTACCTCGGGATATTTTTAAGCTTCATTTTTTTTACGGTATTAATAAGCCTGTTATACGCATTTATATTTTCCAGAGTTAAACCAATCAATATTATTAAACGAAGCGATAAGATCCTCAGCAGGAGGCTTACACTGAAATCGGTACCGATTATCGTACAGTTTACTATCTGTATCTTTTTCCTTTCATTTACGCAGGTTGTATTTAAACAGGTAAGTTATATTCTTAATAAGGATATGGGATATAACAGAGAGAATATCATTTTTATTCCACAGCCACATCTGGAGGATATCGGCAGTGTGAAGTCAAAAATGGAGGCTTTTGATCAGGAAGCAAAAAGTCTTCCTGGTATCGTTAGCATTACCAGATCAGTATATGGCCCAGGCAGTAATGGTTACGCTCAATGGGGAGGCGTCTCCAATGAAAAAATCGGTAAAGATACCTACATTATGTTTGCACATAATGAAGTGATGTATAACTTTTTCGACCTCTATGGTATGAAATTGATGGCAGGTTCTTTTTTCACAAAGGAGAGTGATCAGGATGATATAATAGTTAATTATACAGCCTGCCGTAAGCTGGGGTATCAAAAGCCGGAAGATATTATAGGCCAGATGGTGTTTGTAAAGCATAAAAGGGCCAACAAAAAAGTAATAGGGGTAGTGACAGATTTTAACCAGGAAAGTTTGAAATTTAGGATTGAGCCTGTGATCTTTCACCTCGAACGGGAGAATATGAGGCATACGACCACTGTAAAAATATCTCCGTTTAACACTGCCAGTACAATTGGGTCGCTTAGGCAAATATGGAGCAGGATATTCCCGGAAAGTGAATTTGTGTATAGTATTTTTACTGAGGATTTTAAAACGCTTTATATCAGTGAGATCAGTTTGCAGAAATGGCTGAGGTTCTTTTGTGGTCTTACACTATTGATCTGTTCTTTCTGCATTTTTATGATCACTTATTATGCCTTCAAGGAAAGTGAGAAAGAGATCGCTATCCATAAAGTACTGGGCGCAAATTTGTTTGATCTCATGAAGTTATCCAGAAATTTTTTGAGATTTATGGCCATTTCTCTAACTGCTGGTTTTGTTCTGTCAGGTATTGTATCAGGAAGGTGGCTGAGTAATTATGCCTATCATATTGGGATAGACATTTGGTTCTTCCTGTTGCCAACTATAATCGTTGTGCTTTTTTTTCTAATTACTTTAACCTATTCCTTGTACAGAACGGTATCCGTAAATCCTGTTACCGCATTGCGATCAGAATAA